Sequence from the Bacteroidota bacterium genome:
TATTTATTATTTGAGTTGCAAACTTATTAAAAAACAATTGGCAGTCAGCAATGAATAACGGGCAAATGATTTGAACAATTTCCCTACTGTCTGCACCTGTTTCGTAATTTCGTATCAATTAGTTTTTCGAAGATTTATGAACAAGGCATACCTTCTGCTGGGAAGCAATCTTGGAGAAAGAGAAAATTATTTGCTTGATGCGAAAGCGCAGGTTAAAAAAAATATTGGCAAGATAATTTCTGAATCTTCCTTATATAATACAGCCGCATGGGGAAAAGAAAGTCAAAATGATTTTCTGAACCAGGTAATTTCTGTCGAAACAAATTTACCGGCTGAAAAACTTTTGGAAGCAATTCTTTCCATTGAAAAAAAAATGGGAAGGGAGCGGAATAAAAAATGGGAGGCGCGGATTATTGATATTGATATTTTGTTTTTCAATGATGAAATCATTCGAACAAAAAACCTCACCGTTCCACATCCGCATTTGCACGAAAGAAGATTTGCGCTTGTTCCGCTGGCGGAAATTGCCGCAGATTTTATTCATCCTGTTTTAAAAAAATCTATCAAATCTCTTTTGCGAGAATG
This genomic interval carries:
- the folK gene encoding 2-amino-4-hydroxy-6-hydroxymethyldihydropteridine diphosphokinase, producing MNKAYLLLGSNLGERENYLLDAKAQVKKNIGKIISESSLYNTAAWGKESQNDFLNQVISVETNLPAEKLLEAILSIEKKMGRERNKKWEARIIDIDILFFNDEIIRTKNLTVPHPHLHERRFALVPLAEIAADFIHPVLKKSIKSLLRECKDNLEVKILPIIK